In one window of Thermus aquaticus DNA:
- the guaB gene encoding IMP dehydrogenase — MYEGKILYEGLTFDDVLLLPGYSEVLPKEVSVRTRLTRRLWLNIPILSAAMDTVTEADMAIAMAREGGLGVIHKNLSIETQASMVRKVKRSEAGMIQDPVTLPPTATLEDAERLMREYRIGGLPVVDLYGKLLGLVTNRDLRFERDLKRPVSEVMTPLERLVTAPPGTTLEEAEEILRRHKVEKLPLVDEAGRLRGLLTLKDIVKRKQYPNAAKDPMGRLLVGAAVGASRDLPERAQALVEAGVDVLVLDSAHGHSKGILEALAYLKETFGDKVEVIAGNVATREGARALAERGADAVKVGIGPGSICTTRVVTGVGVPQISAILEAVAGVEGLDVPIIADGGVKYTGDVAKAIAAGAHAVMLGSMLAGTDEAPGEEVLKDGRRYKLYRGMGSLGAMKQGSADRYFQDPGKGGETEAKKLVPEGIEGMVPYKGPVADVLYQIVGGLRSAMGYVGAPDIETFRKKARFVRMTMAGLIESHPHDVVVVKEAPNYSR, encoded by the coding sequence ATGTACGAGGGGAAGATCCTCTACGAGGGCCTCACCTTTGACGATGTGCTCCTCCTGCCCGGCTACTCGGAGGTCCTGCCCAAGGAGGTCTCGGTCAGGACCCGGCTCACCCGGCGGCTTTGGCTCAACATCCCCATCCTCTCCGCCGCCATGGACACGGTGACCGAGGCCGACATGGCCATCGCCATGGCCCGGGAGGGGGGGCTTGGGGTCATCCACAAGAACCTCTCCATAGAGACCCAGGCGTCCATGGTGCGCAAGGTGAAGCGCTCCGAGGCGGGCATGATCCAGGACCCCGTCACCCTGCCCCCCACGGCCACCCTCGAGGACGCCGAGCGCCTCATGCGGGAGTACCGCATCGGCGGCCTTCCCGTGGTGGACCTTTACGGGAAGCTTTTGGGCCTGGTCACCAACCGGGACCTCCGCTTTGAGCGGGACCTGAAGCGCCCCGTCAGCGAGGTGATGACCCCGCTGGAGCGCCTGGTCACCGCCCCGCCCGGCACCACCCTGGAGGAGGCCGAGGAGATCCTGAGGCGGCACAAGGTGGAGAAGCTTCCCCTGGTGGACGAGGCTGGGCGGCTCAGGGGTCTTCTCACCCTCAAGGACATCGTCAAGCGCAAGCAGTACCCCAATGCCGCTAAGGACCCTATGGGCCGGCTTTTGGTGGGGGCGGCGGTGGGGGCGAGCCGGGACCTCCCTGAGCGGGCCCAGGCCCTGGTGGAGGCTGGGGTGGACGTGCTGGTCCTGGACTCGGCCCACGGGCACTCCAAGGGGATCCTGGAGGCCCTGGCCTACCTGAAGGAGACCTTCGGGGATAAGGTGGAGGTCATCGCCGGGAACGTGGCCACCCGGGAGGGGGCGAGGGCTTTGGCCGAGCGGGGGGCGGACGCCGTGAAGGTGGGCATCGGTCCCGGCTCCATCTGCACCACCCGGGTGGTGACGGGGGTGGGCGTGCCCCAGATCTCGGCCATCCTCGAGGCCGTGGCCGGGGTGGAGGGGCTGGACGTGCCCATCATCGCCGACGGGGGCGTCAAGTACACCGGGGACGTGGCCAAGGCCATCGCCGCCGGGGCCCACGCGGTGATGCTGGGGAGCATGCTGGCGGGCACCGACGAGGCCCCTGGGGAGGAGGTCTTAAAGGACGGCAGGCGGTACAAGCTCTACCGGGGCATGGGCTCGTTGGGGGCCATGAAGCAGGGCTCCGCCGACCGCTACTTCCAGGATCCCGGCAAAGGCGGGGAGACCGAGGCCAAGAAGCTGGTCCCCGAGGGCATTGAGGGCATGGTGCCCTATAAGGGACCGGTGGCCGACGTCCTCTACCAGATCGTGGGGGGCTTGAGGAGCGCCATGGGCTACGTGGGGGCCCCCGACATAGAGACCTTCCGCAAGAAGGCCCGCTTCGTGCGCATGACCATGGCGGGGCTCATTGAGAGCCACCCCCACGACGTGGTGGTGGTCAAGGAGGCGCCCAACTACTCCCGCTAG
- a CDS encoding DUF1902 domain-containing protein yields MRVLKIGAFWDGEAGVWVAESQDVPGLATEAPTLEELLSKLAVMVPELLEENGVRVEPPVVLHLEATRPLVLS; encoded by the coding sequence ATGCGGGTCCTCAAGATAGGGGCCTTTTGGGACGGGGAAGCTGGGGTGTGGGTAGCGGAAAGCCAGGACGTGCCCGGCCTTGCTACGGAAGCTCCCACCCTGGAGGAGCTTCTTTCCAAGCTCGCGGTAATGGTGCCGGAGCTCCTTGAGGAGAACGGGGTGAGGGTAGAGCCCCCGGTGGTGCTTCACCTGGAGGCCACCCGGCCCCTGGTTCTCTCCTAA